The following are encoded in a window of Calderihabitans maritimus genomic DNA:
- a CDS encoding amino acid permease produces MSVWRRKPINLILAESSDEGKAALSRTMSMYDLIALGVGAIIGTGIFVLTGVAAAKYAGPGVIVSFIIAGTAAGLAALVYAELASLVPVAGSAYTYAYASLGEILAWIIGWNLVLEYVVAAGAVSIGWGSYFVDLLKSFRVILPDSFSRSPLEGGVINLPPIMITFLMTWIATRGTRHSAQATKSIVAIKLLVILVFIIWGATRVNPSNWIPFAPFGIGGIMRGAAIVFFAYIGFDAVSTAAEEVKNPARDLPRGIIGSLAISTILYILVAAVLTGMLSYTRLNTSSPVSAAFLAAGIRGASAFLAVGALAGLTSVLLACIYAQSRIFFAMARDGLLPPVFAVIHKKYKTPYIDTLLVGLVVALLGGFLPIGMVAELANIGTLSAFLVVSIGVIVLRKTMPDLPRPFKVPWMPVVPLAAIGFAVFLIFNLPRLTWIRFFIWMALGLIIYFSYGYRRSRLATIEEQRATVVLENLVPSPARKPDQEDRE; encoded by the coding sequence ATGTCAGTCTGGCGAAGGAAACCGATTAACCTGATTTTAGCCGAATCATCTGATGAAGGAAAAGCAGCATTGTCTCGAACTATGAGTATGTATGACCTTATAGCCCTGGGTGTCGGAGCAATTATTGGAACCGGGATTTTTGTGCTCACCGGTGTAGCTGCTGCCAAATACGCAGGCCCGGGAGTGATAGTTTCGTTTATAATTGCAGGTACTGCGGCAGGCCTGGCAGCCCTGGTATATGCAGAACTGGCATCGCTAGTACCCGTGGCCGGCAGCGCCTACACTTACGCTTACGCGTCGCTGGGAGAAATCCTGGCCTGGATCATCGGCTGGAATTTGGTACTTGAATACGTGGTAGCAGCGGGAGCTGTTTCTATTGGGTGGGGCTCTTACTTTGTCGATTTGCTCAAATCCTTCAGGGTGATATTGCCGGATAGCTTCTCTCGTTCACCTCTGGAAGGGGGAGTAATAAATTTACCTCCTATAATGATAACATTCCTGATGACCTGGATAGCAACCAGAGGAACTCGCCATAGCGCCCAGGCTACTAAAAGTATAGTGGCTATTAAGCTCTTGGTAATCCTGGTATTTATCATCTGGGGCGCCACGCGCGTTAATCCATCCAACTGGATTCCTTTTGCTCCTTTCGGTATCGGAGGAATAATGCGGGGAGCTGCTATCGTTTTCTTTGCTTACATCGGATTTGATGCCGTCTCCACCGCCGCTGAAGAAGTAAAAAACCCCGCCCGGGATCTTCCCCGCGGCATCATAGGTTCCCTGGCGATTTCCACTATTCTATATATTTTAGTTGCCGCCGTCTTAACCGGTATGCTGTCTTACACCCGGCTGAACACATCCTCTCCCGTAAGTGCCGCCTTTCTTGCAGCCGGAATTAGAGGGGCATCGGCTTTTCTGGCTGTTGGTGCCCTTGCCGGCCTGACTAGCGTCCTACTAGCCTGCATCTACGCGCAGAGCCGTATCTTCTTTGCCATGGCCCGGGATGGTTTATTGCCACCTGTTTTTGCGGTCATCCATAAAAAATATAAAACACCTTATATTGATACCCTCCTGGTGGGACTGGTAGTCGCATTGTTAGGTGGTTTCCTGCCTATTGGTATGGTAGCGGAACTGGCCAATATCGGCACCTTGTCTGCCTTCTTAGTAGTGTCTATCGGTGTTATAGTACTGCGCAAGACTATGCCTGATCTCCCGCGGCCTTTTAAAGTGCCTTGGATGCCGGTAGTACCCCTGGCTGCTATAGGTTTTGCAGTATTTCTTATTTTCAACCTTCCTCGCTTAACCTGGATACGATTTTTCATCTGGATGGCTTTGGGACTAATTATCTATTTTAGCTATGGATACCGCCGCAGCCGTCTGGCCACAATAGAAGAACAAAGGGCAACGGTTGTGTTGGAAAACTTAGTTCCTTCACCTGCTCGTAAACCCGACCAGGAGGACCGTGAATAG
- the mutS gene encoding DNA mismatch repair protein MutS — protein MAQFTPMMQQYLKIKKEYKDAILFFRLGDFYEMFFDDALVASRELEITLTSREAGKDRKVPMCGVPYHAADGYIGRLIAKGYKVAICEQVEDPKSAKGIVRREVVRVITPGTVTDSQLLEEKKNNYLVAITEEEGTFGLAYTDISTGDFRLTEIAGKDALNTIVDELARLQPAECLLEPQLYADSEITRLVRRNVTGLCSCYPETRLNNRRAYELLIEHFQTVSLEGFGCEDLQQGIRAAATLLLFLQETQKSNLRHLSRLVTYFPKNHMVIDAATRRNLELVSTIRSGARKGTLLWVLDQTLTAMGGRLLRQWIEQPLLSVEEIRKRQDAVEALVNHVFIRHDLRSLLKGIYDLERLITRISYGNANARDLLALKQSLSKLPAFRKILQNAPGTLLQELYKNLDLLSDVVELIEASITDDPPLSVKEGGIIRAGYNSEVDKLREAARNGKHWIAALEAEERERTGIKSLKVGYNKVFGYYIEVTKPNLPHVPDDYIRKQTLANAERFITSKLKEYENLVLGAEERAVQLEYDLFVKIREEIASSIPRIQKAAQILAQLDVLASLAEVAATYNYCKPKVNEGDAIYIKEGRHPVVERVLEGEVFVPNDTYLDCNEHQMAIITGPNMAGKSTYMRQVALITLMAQMGSFVPAREAEIGIVDRIFTRVGAADDLATGQSTFMVEMNEVSNILHNATRNSLIILDEIGRGTSTYDGVSIAWAVAEYLLDPQKAGAKTLFATHYHQLNRLAELHTRVKNYRVAVKEKGDDIIFLRQIVPGGTDRSYGIQVARLAGLPQEVIRRAKEILHMIEAQDEVGTGLAQPAAGSERNKAGPVKQLEFFSNSEVQEVINEIKELDILSMTPLDAINKLYELQIRIRKGRH, from the coding sequence TTGGCTCAATTTACGCCTATGATGCAGCAGTATTTGAAAATAAAGAAGGAATACAAAGACGCCATACTATTTTTCCGTCTCGGTGATTTTTATGAGATGTTTTTCGATGATGCACTGGTTGCATCCAGGGAACTGGAGATAACTTTAACCTCTCGGGAGGCGGGAAAAGACAGAAAGGTACCGATGTGTGGAGTTCCTTACCATGCAGCCGACGGGTACATCGGGCGTCTGATCGCCAAAGGATATAAAGTGGCTATCTGTGAACAGGTGGAGGACCCCAAGTCGGCGAAAGGAATTGTAAGAAGAGAAGTAGTGAGAGTTATTACCCCCGGAACGGTTACAGACAGTCAGTTGCTAGAGGAGAAAAAAAATAATTACTTGGTAGCTATTACAGAAGAAGAGGGTACCTTTGGTTTGGCTTACACCGATATATCAACAGGGGATTTCCGCTTAACCGAGATAGCGGGGAAGGACGCCCTCAACACCATTGTGGATGAACTAGCCCGCCTTCAACCTGCCGAATGTTTGTTGGAACCTCAATTATATGCCGATTCAGAGATTACCCGCCTGGTTCGCCGAAATGTTACGGGGTTATGTAGCTGTTATCCGGAAACAAGATTGAATAACCGAAGGGCCTACGAACTTTTAATCGAACATTTTCAGACCGTATCCTTAGAGGGTTTTGGCTGTGAAGATCTGCAGCAGGGAATCCGGGCTGCTGCCACTTTGCTGCTATTTTTGCAGGAAACCCAAAAAAGTAACCTGAGGCACTTATCCCGGCTAGTGACCTATTTTCCTAAAAATCATATGGTAATCGACGCCGCAACCCGGCGAAACCTGGAGTTGGTCAGTACTATAAGAAGCGGTGCACGTAAAGGGACTCTCCTTTGGGTGTTAGACCAAACTTTAACGGCCATGGGAGGAAGATTATTAAGACAGTGGATAGAGCAACCTTTACTCAGTGTGGAAGAGATCAGAAAAAGACAAGATGCCGTAGAGGCACTGGTTAACCATGTCTTTATCCGGCATGATTTACGGAGCCTGCTCAAGGGGATATACGACCTAGAAAGACTCATTACCCGTATATCTTACGGAAATGCCAATGCTCGGGATTTGCTAGCGTTAAAACAATCTCTTTCCAAACTGCCTGCTTTTAGAAAAATTTTGCAAAATGCTCCCGGCACACTACTCCAGGAGTTATATAAGAATCTGGATTTACTGTCGGATGTGGTTGAATTAATTGAGGCTTCTATCACGGATGATCCACCTCTTTCCGTAAAAGAGGGAGGAATTATCCGTGCGGGATACAACAGCGAGGTAGACAAATTGCGAGAGGCGGCCCGAAATGGAAAGCACTGGATAGCGGCGTTAGAAGCAGAAGAAAGAGAACGGACCGGTATAAAATCGCTGAAAGTCGGTTACAACAAAGTATTTGGCTATTACATCGAAGTTACCAAGCCCAACCTGCCCCATGTACCAGATGATTACATACGTAAGCAAACGCTGGCCAATGCAGAACGTTTTATAACCTCTAAATTAAAAGAATACGAAAATCTCGTGTTGGGAGCGGAGGAAAGGGCAGTCCAGCTAGAGTACGACCTTTTTGTGAAAATAAGAGAGGAGATCGCATCATCCATCCCCCGTATCCAGAAGGCTGCCCAGATCCTCGCTCAGTTGGATGTGCTGGCTTCACTGGCGGAAGTTGCTGCTACTTATAATTATTGCAAGCCAAAGGTCAACGAAGGCGATGCGATCTATATCAAAGAAGGCAGGCATCCGGTGGTAGAAAGGGTACTGGAGGGAGAAGTTTTTGTCCCCAATGATACGTACCTGGACTGTAACGAGCATCAAATGGCCATAATCACCGGTCCCAACATGGCCGGTAAATCGACCTACATGCGGCAGGTAGCTCTCATTACGCTTATGGCTCAAATGGGAAGCTTTGTTCCGGCGCGGGAGGCGGAAATAGGCATTGTAGACCGCATTTTTACGCGCGTGGGAGCCGCAGACGATTTGGCCACCGGTCAGAGCACGTTCATGGTAGAAATGAACGAAGTATCTAATATTTTACATAATGCAACCCGCAATAGTCTTATTATTTTAGATGAGATTGGACGCGGTACCAGCACCTACGATGGTGTCAGTATTGCCTGGGCGGTGGCAGAGTACCTCCTCGATCCTCAGAAGGCGGGAGCGAAAACACTGTTCGCCACCCATTATCACCAGCTCAACCGCCTGGCTGAGCTGCATACGCGGGTCAAAAATTACCGGGTGGCAGTGAAAGAAAAGGGCGATGACATCATTTTTTTGCGACAAATTGTTCCCGGCGGCACTGACCGAAGCTATGGAATCCAGGTTGCCCGTCTGGCTGGTCTGCCGCAAGAGGTAATTAGGAGGGCCAAAGAAATTTTGCATATGATCGAGGCTCAGGATGAAGTAGGGACTGGTTTGGCGCAACCGGCTGCTGGCTCTGAAAGAAATAAGGCCGGTCCGGTGAAGCAATTGGAGTTCTTTTCCAACAGCGAAGTGCAGGAAGTGATAAATGAGATTAAGGAACTAGACATTTTATCTATGACTCCTTTAGACGCCATAAATAAGCTCTATGAACTACAGATCAGAATTAGGAAAGGCAGGCATTGA
- a CDS encoding 4Fe-4S dicluster domain-containing protein, with product MANLTRREFFKRSLASTIAGGIILSGAEAFAREAAGTVVQPVGSVIDLSRCDGCKDVKVPRCVQACRDKNQNRFPEPVKDILDYWPQKKHEDWSKKRHLTDRLTPYNWTFVQEVQVEHNGRKEKIYIPRRCMHCDNPPCAKLCPFSAQQKTPEGPVLINPNICFGGAKCRTVCPWHIPQRQAGVGLYLKVAPKFAGGGVMYKCDLCYDRLLAGKLPACAEACPNEAITFGPKEEMRKLAHQRAKELDGFIYGEKENGGTSTFYVSSVPFQKIHQAIMQTKSKAKKQQPGIPGMPVGVENYLETPNGMAWGFVVAPLAGAFAAGYAAYRTMKGGE from the coding sequence ATGGCTAACCTGACACGGCGTGAATTTTTCAAACGCTCACTGGCGTCAACCATTGCAGGGGGAATAATCCTATCCGGTGCCGAAGCTTTCGCCCGGGAGGCGGCAGGTACCGTTGTTCAACCAGTAGGAAGCGTGATCGATCTAAGCCGCTGCGACGGTTGTAAAGATGTAAAAGTCCCCCGTTGCGTCCAGGCCTGTCGTGATAAGAACCAAAACCGCTTCCCGGAACCGGTAAAGGACATATTGGATTACTGGCCGCAAAAAAAGCATGAGGATTGGTCAAAAAAGAGACATTTGACCGACCGCTTAACGCCTTACAACTGGACATTTGTCCAGGAGGTACAAGTGGAACATAACGGGCGTAAGGAAAAAATATATATCCCCCGTCGCTGCATGCACTGCGATAATCCCCCGTGTGCCAAACTATGTCCATTTAGCGCTCAGCAAAAAACTCCTGAAGGCCCGGTTTTAATTAATCCCAACATATGTTTTGGAGGAGCCAAATGCCGAACGGTATGTCCCTGGCATATCCCGCAGAGGCAGGCCGGAGTGGGTCTCTATCTTAAAGTCGCTCCGAAATTTGCCGGGGGAGGGGTTATGTACAAGTGCGACCTTTGCTATGACCGGTTGCTTGCCGGAAAATTGCCTGCCTGTGCGGAGGCATGTCCTAACGAGGCTATCACCTTTGGACCGAAAGAAGAAATGCGTAAGCTGGCCCACCAGCGGGCAAAGGAGTTGGATGGTTTTATTTACGGGGAAAAAGAAAACGGCGGTACTTCCACTTTCTATGTATCGTCGGTGCCTTTCCAAAAGATTCACCAAGCTATAATGCAGACTAAATCCAAAGCAAAAAAACAGCAACCCGGGATCCCGGGAATGCCGGTAGGAGTCGAAAATTATCTAGAGACACCTAATGGAATGGCCTGGGGTTTCGTAGTAGCTCCCCTGGCCGGTGCCTTTGCCGCCGGCTACGCTGCCTACAGGACTATGAAAGGAGGAGAATAA
- a CDS encoding PPC domain-containing DNA-binding protein, whose protein sequence is MRIFEGKTTRTYLGRMDHGSDLLKSLEEFIMREDIRCGKVQVIGAVSRGAFGFYSQKNKEYRICQLDKEMEIATCIGNISLKDGKPFVHAHILFSDEEGRTYGGHLTEGTIVFAAEFIVEEVEDTAPNRVFDSVTGLFLWE, encoded by the coding sequence ATGAGGATTTTCGAAGGCAAAACAACACGCACCTATCTGGGGAGAATGGATCATGGAAGCGATCTCTTAAAATCGCTGGAGGAATTTATCATGCGGGAAGATATCAGGTGCGGTAAAGTTCAGGTGATCGGCGCCGTATCCCGAGGAGCGTTTGGTTTTTATTCACAAAAAAATAAGGAATATAGAATTTGCCAGTTGGACAAAGAGATGGAAATTGCAACGTGTATCGGAAACATCTCTTTAAAAGATGGTAAGCCGTTTGTGCATGCCCATATTCTCTTCAGTGATGAAGAAGGCAGGACGTATGGGGGGCATTTAACGGAAGGCACTATTGTATTTGCTGCTGAATTTATAGTGGAGGAAGTAGAAGATACCGCACCGAATCGGGTTTTTGACTCTGTTACGGGATTATTTTTGTGGGAATAA
- the miaA gene encoding tRNA (adenosine(37)-N6)-dimethylallyltransferase MiaA, translated as MLTPLVVIVGPTAVGKSKIAVEVAGKIDGEIVSADSMQVYRFMDIGTAKTRETERYTGDGKYIPHHLLDFKDPKESFSVAEFQKLAREKIEEIYRRGKLPMLVGGTGLYVRSVIDPYTFTELEVDWEIRRRLKKQAAERGNLWLHRQLAEVDPVSAAKIHPNDLRRVIRALEVYYRTGQPLSKSHRVGREENKNYRVCMIGLYMDRKKLYQRINQRVDEMIATGLVEEVRKLLEMGYSPQLPALQGLGYKQIVGYLKGEYSLEEAIRLLKRDTRRFAKRQLTWFRRDKRIRWFDVDVYSNIQPLVELIVGEIRRTLSL; from the coding sequence ATGCTTACTCCTTTAGTCGTAATAGTTGGACCGACAGCGGTTGGTAAGTCAAAAATAGCTGTAGAAGTAGCAGGTAAAATCGACGGGGAAATTGTATCAGCCGATTCTATGCAAGTTTATCGGTTTATGGATATCGGTACCGCCAAGACTCGAGAAACAGAGCGTTATACCGGTGACGGAAAATACATACCTCACCACTTGTTGGATTTTAAGGACCCGAAAGAAAGCTTCAGCGTAGCAGAGTTCCAAAAATTGGCCCGAGAAAAAATAGAGGAAATTTACCGGAGAGGCAAATTGCCAATGCTGGTCGGGGGAACGGGGTTATATGTCCGTTCGGTTATCGATCCTTATACCTTTACAGAATTAGAGGTCGATTGGGAGATTAGACGCCGGCTGAAAAAACAGGCCGCTGAACGGGGTAACCTTTGGTTGCACCGCCAGCTGGCTGAGGTGGACCCGGTTTCGGCGGCTAAAATTCATCCGAATGATTTGCGCCGGGTTATCAGGGCTCTGGAGGTTTATTACCGTACCGGCCAACCTCTCTCTAAGAGTCATCGGGTAGGTAGAGAGGAAAATAAAAACTACCGTGTCTGTATGATTGGACTGTACATGGATAGGAAGAAACTCTATCAGCGAATAAACCAAAGAGTAGACGAAATGATCGCTACAGGATTGGTAGAGGAAGTAAGAAAGTTGTTGGAAATGGGTTATAGCCCGCAATTACCAGCTCTGCAGGGCTTGGGATACAAACAGATTGTGGGTTACTTAAAGGGAGAATATTCTTTAGAGGAGGCGATACGTTTATTAAAGAGAGATACGCGTCGCTTTGCCAAGCGACAATTGACGTGGTTCCGCAGGGATAAACGTATTCGTTGGTTTGACGTTGATGTCTATTCCAATATTCAGCCGCTTGTTGAATTAATTGTTGGTGAAATAAGGAGGACTCTTAGCTTGTGA
- the mutL gene encoding DNA mismatch repair endonuclease MutL produces MSDSTSRIHILDQETADKIAAGEVIERPASVVKELVENSLDAGSRMIEVEIRGWGLDYIRVTDNGEGMTREEIPLAFQRHATSKIRNAQDLDSVLTLGFRGEALPSIAAVAKVEVLTRTEKSLQGHRFEIIGGKELSLEPCGCPKGTTVNVRDLFFNTPVRKKYLKKPATEMALITETVGRLALAHPHVAFRLTHNQRVILTTSGKNNLLETIASVYGPEIGRSLLPVDYQGKYLRVTGYVGRPELHRGNRSYQNFFVNRRYIRHSLLNQALEQAFHTLIPTNRHPLAVIHLQLNPELVDVNVHPAKLEVRFREEREVAVELTKGIRDALGRTPLVRKVKEVVKKPDFQAAHQVSINWENDGSSVARQRAAIAETAETYLERKVDDKLPYLKVLGQVGGTYIVAATDDDLYLIDQHAAHERVMYERLMHKVKKSQIHSQILAVPVTLELSPPQVQVLEKKISTLAALGITVEAFGGNTFLIRTFPLDLKVNSQKEFLLDLIDVVLDADDLEPAELQEKAVTVMACRAAVKANEILSVEEMEFILEELRKTEVPYTCPHGRPTVLHLSKQELARRFGRT; encoded by the coding sequence ATGTCAGATTCCACAAGCAGGATTCACATTTTGGACCAGGAAACGGCCGATAAAATTGCGGCTGGAGAGGTTATTGAAAGACCGGCTTCGGTGGTTAAGGAGTTGGTAGAGAATTCTCTCGATGCTGGCAGCCGTATGATCGAAGTGGAAATAAGGGGTTGGGGGTTAGATTATATTCGAGTCACGGATAACGGAGAAGGTATGACTCGCGAAGAGATCCCTTTAGCTTTTCAACGACACGCTACCAGCAAAATTCGCAACGCCCAGGATCTTGATTCCGTCTTGACTTTAGGCTTCCGGGGGGAGGCCCTACCCAGCATTGCAGCCGTGGCCAAAGTAGAAGTACTTACCCGTACGGAAAAGAGTTTGCAAGGACACCGTTTCGAGATAATCGGGGGGAAAGAACTGTCGTTAGAACCATGCGGATGTCCTAAAGGTACTACCGTTAATGTCAGAGACCTCTTTTTTAACACTCCTGTCCGTAAAAAGTATTTAAAGAAGCCGGCGACAGAAATGGCTTTGATCACCGAGACGGTCGGGCGTCTAGCCCTTGCTCATCCCCATGTCGCTTTTCGTCTTACTCATAACCAGAGAGTAATCTTGACCACTTCCGGGAAAAATAACCTTTTAGAGACCATAGCCAGTGTATATGGTCCTGAAATCGGCCGCTCCCTCTTGCCGGTGGATTACCAAGGAAAATATTTACGGGTAACAGGTTATGTGGGACGACCTGAACTGCACCGGGGAAACCGCTCCTACCAGAACTTCTTCGTCAACCGCAGATATATCAGGCACTCGCTGTTAAATCAGGCTTTGGAACAGGCATTTCATACGTTAATTCCAACTAACCGCCATCCATTAGCCGTAATTCATTTGCAGCTCAACCCGGAGTTAGTGGATGTCAATGTTCACCCAGCCAAGCTGGAAGTTCGTTTCCGTGAAGAGCGGGAAGTGGCTGTAGAGCTGACCAAAGGGATAAGGGACGCGCTGGGCCGAACCCCGCTGGTACGCAAGGTAAAAGAGGTCGTCAAGAAGCCAGACTTCCAGGCTGCACACCAGGTAAGCATTAATTGGGAAAATGATGGGTCCAGTGTCGCTCGCCAGAGGGCCGCTATAGCGGAAACAGCAGAGACTTATTTAGAACGGAAAGTTGACGACAAGTTGCCGTATCTCAAAGTTTTGGGACAAGTTGGAGGTACGTATATTGTCGCTGCTACGGATGACGACTTATATCTGATCGATCAGCATGCAGCCCACGAACGGGTAATGTACGAGCGGCTAATGCATAAAGTGAAAAAGTCTCAGATACACTCACAAATACTGGCAGTTCCGGTTACTCTAGAGCTTTCTCCACCTCAGGTTCAGGTGTTGGAGAAAAAAATTTCAACTTTGGCTGCTTTAGGTATAACCGTAGAGGCTTTCGGGGGTAATACATTTCTAATCCGTACTTTTCCCCTCGACCTCAAGGTTAATTCTCAAAAGGAATTTCTGTTGGACCTTATAGATGTTGTTCTCGACGCAGATGATTTGGAACCGGCAGAACTACAGGAAAAGGCAGTAACGGTGATGGCCTGCCGGGCAGCAGTTAAGGCCAACGAAATCCTGTCTGTCGAGGAAATGGAATTTATCTTGGAAGAGCTAAGGAAGACGGAAGTGCCCTACACCTGTCCCCACGGCAGACCTACCGTATTGCATTTGTCGAAGCAAGAGTTGGCCAGGCGTTTTGGACGGACTTAG
- the miaB gene encoding tRNA (N6-isopentenyl adenosine(37)-C2)-methylthiotransferase MiaB: MKYFIETWGCQMNERDTETIAGLLEEMGYSPGKKDEADVIILNTCCVREKAEQKVYGEIGHLRHLKSKNPNLVIGICGCMAQQEEVAEKMRQRFPHIDLIFGTHNIHQLPRLLERARKFNEVQVEIWEREGEIIEHLPARRADKFKAYVSVTYGCNNFCTYCIVPYVRGRERSRLPEDILKEIKDLVEQGTVEVMLLGQNVNSYGKDLDKEIDFADLLQMVDEVKGLRRIRYMTSHPRDFTDKLIATIAASDHVCEHFHLPVQAGSNDVLQKMNRGYTREQYMELVEKIRRQVPGASITTDIIVGFPGETEEDFQDTLDLVKKVQFDAAFTFLYSPRKGTVAAKMPDQIPDEVKKERFQRLLELQNSISLASNKRLVGSTVEVLVEGKSKTNPHKLSGRTRTNKVVIFEGPEEIIGKFVPIKITEAKTWNLEGNVEHQGEGG, translated from the coding sequence ATGAAGTACTTTATTGAGACTTGGGGCTGTCAAATGAACGAAAGGGATACGGAAACTATTGCCGGTCTGTTGGAAGAAATGGGCTACTCGCCGGGAAAGAAAGATGAAGCCGATGTAATAATTCTCAATACCTGCTGTGTCCGGGAGAAGGCAGAACAAAAGGTATATGGAGAAATAGGTCATTTACGACATCTAAAATCGAAAAATCCAAACTTGGTGATCGGTATCTGCGGTTGTATGGCCCAACAGGAAGAGGTTGCGGAAAAAATGCGCCAGCGGTTTCCACATATAGATTTGATTTTTGGCACCCATAATATTCACCAATTGCCTCGGCTCCTGGAACGAGCACGTAAGTTTAATGAAGTGCAAGTGGAAATATGGGAAAGAGAAGGGGAAATTATCGAGCACCTTCCCGCCCGCAGGGCAGATAAATTCAAAGCTTATGTTTCCGTAACTTACGGCTGTAACAACTTTTGTACCTACTGTATTGTTCCCTACGTTCGAGGCCGAGAGAGAAGTCGTCTGCCGGAAGATATATTAAAAGAAATCAAGGACCTAGTGGAACAGGGAACGGTAGAGGTAATGCTCCTCGGACAAAACGTTAACTCGTATGGGAAGGACCTGGATAAGGAGATTGACTTTGCCGATCTTCTGCAAATGGTTGATGAGGTCAAAGGGCTAAGGCGTATACGCTATATGACTTCTCATCCTAGGGACTTTACCGATAAACTCATAGCCACCATTGCCGCCAGTGATCACGTCTGCGAACATTTCCATCTGCCGGTGCAAGCGGGAAGCAACGATGTCCTGCAGAAAATGAATCGAGGATATACCAGGGAACAATACATGGAGCTGGTAGAAAAGATCCGGCGGCAAGTTCCGGGTGCCAGCATTACCACCGACATTATTGTTGGTTTTCCAGGGGAAACGGAGGAAGATTTTCAGGATACCCTTGATTTAGTGAAAAAAGTGCAGTTTGACGCTGCCTTTACCTTCCTTTATTCTCCGCGGAAGGGAACTGTAGCCGCCAAGATGCCGGACCAGATTCCCGATGAGGTTAAGAAAGAAAGATTTCAGCGGCTCCTGGAACTGCAGAATTCTATTAGCCTGGCAAGTAATAAACGCCTGGTGGGGAGTACGGTTGAAGTATTGGTTGAAGGTAAGAGTAAAACCAATCCACATAAGCTAAGCGGTCGTACCCGCACCAATAAAGTGGTGATTTTCGAAGGTCCGGAGGAAATTATCGGGAAATTTGTTCCCATCAAGATTACAGAAGCTAAAACTTGGAACCTAGAAGGAAATGTTGAGCACCAAGGAGAGGGGGGATAG
- a CDS encoding YlbF family regulator, which yields MSVMEKAHELAKALEESEELSRLRQAELQIAQDPVAKKILAEFYQTQRELMQAKSQGKDPAPEQLEKVKEIEEKMENNESLQNYAQAQKEVTQLLQSVNFIISKAITGEAPACGPGCDKGCC from the coding sequence ATGTCGGTGATGGAAAAAGCTCACGAATTGGCCAAAGCATTAGAAGAGTCGGAAGAATTGTCCAGACTGCGTCAAGCGGAACTGCAGATAGCTCAAGATCCGGTTGCCAAGAAAATATTGGCCGAATTTTATCAGACTCAGCGGGAACTTATGCAGGCGAAGTCTCAAGGAAAAGACCCGGCGCCGGAACAGTTGGAGAAGGTTAAGGAAATTGAAGAGAAGATGGAGAATAATGAAAGTTTACAAAATTATGCCCAGGCGCAAAAAGAAGTGACCCAACTTCTACAAAGCGTCAACTTCATAATTTCCAAGGCGATAACCGGCGAGGCTCCTGCCTGTGGTCCCGGTTGTGACAAGGGGTGTTGTTAA
- a CDS encoding formate dehydrogenase subunit gamma — translation MAEKLLPEENKVVRHSLSVRLVHWLVALSTFALLFSGFGQLPLYKRYMVDQIPGLGWTSNFSITLYIHYVAAMVLIFAVVYHVVYHTLKREFGILPRRGDFRESIQIIKCMLGFGEEPPSDKYLAEQRLAYAYFAVSFLLIIVTGIIKVIKNLPSSSLMVADSFMKLNTALHNVATFMILFGIITHLAAFLYRDNRKLIPGMFSGKVDLDYARRRHSIWCNRLLKNSSNKTFSS, via the coding sequence GTGGCCGAAAAACTCTTGCCGGAAGAGAACAAAGTAGTTCGCCACAGTCTTTCCGTTCGGTTGGTCCACTGGCTGGTGGCTTTATCTACTTTCGCCCTCTTGTTCAGCGGTTTCGGACAGCTTCCCCTTTACAAACGGTACATGGTAGATCAAATTCCGGGGTTGGGCTGGACATCCAACTTTTCCATTACTCTATACATTCATTATGTAGCAGCTATGGTCTTAATCTTTGCCGTAGTGTACCATGTTGTTTACCACACGCTGAAAAGGGAATTTGGTATACTTCCCCGGCGGGGAGACTTCAGGGAATCAATTCAGATTATTAAATGTATGCTGGGTTTTGGAGAAGAGCCGCCTTCCGATAAGTACCTGGCTGAACAGAGACTGGCTTATGCCTATTTTGCCGTAAGCTTTTTGTTAATAATAGTGACCGGAATTATAAAAGTGATTAAGAATCTTCCCTCATCTTCCCTGATGGTTGCCGACAGTTTTATGAAGTTAAATACCGCCCTGCATAACGTGGCGACATTTATGATACTGTTTGGTATAATAACCCACCTGGCAGCGTTTCTTTACCGAGACAACCGTAAACTTATACCGGGAATGTTCAGCGGTAAGGTAGATTTAGATTATGCCCGGCGCCGTCATAGTATATGGTGTAACCGTCTTTTGAAGAATTCCTCAAATAAGACTTTTTCAAGCTAG